Genomic window (Polyangia bacterium):
GGGTCGGCTTCCACCCCGAAGGGATAACGCTCGCGGCTGACGGCAAGGGGCTCGTGATCGTGTTCGACGCCAACACGGAACCGCCGCGCTGGACACGCTGGCCCTTGCCAGCGCTGGGCGCGCCTTGAAGGCGGCCCGCGGCGCGCGACGCCGGGCTGCCGCGGAGCTCGCTTACGCAGCCGCGGCGCTGGTCGCGGCCGGCTGTTATCACCCGCGTCCGCTCGATGCGCGCGCCCTCATGAACGAGCTCGCGGCCCAACCTGAGAACGGTTCCGCGGCCGCGCCTGGGCGGCCCGCAATCACGCCTCCACCCGGGCTGACCGAGGAGGCGGCGGTCGCATTCGCGATGCGCGGCAACCCCGACCTGCGCGCCTTGCGCCTTGCCCGCGGCATCGCCGAGGGCGAGGTCGTCGCCGCAGGCGCGCTGGCCAACCCCACGATCGGGTTCGACGTCATCCACATCGAGGATTGGGTGAAGACGGAGACCAAGACGCAAGGATGGGCTTTGCAGCTCGGGTGGCAGCCGCCGCAGCCGGAGGCGTTCGCCGCGAAGCGCGCGGCCGCGCGCGCCGGTGCGCAAGCCGTCGACGCCGACATCGCCGAGGCGGAATGGCAAGTCGCCACATCCGTGCGCGCGGCACACGCGGCCCTGCTCACGCTCGCCGACAAGCGCGCGCTTGTCGAGAAGGAGCTCGAGGCGCGCCGCAAGATTGTTGACCTCGTGGGCAAGCGCGTCGCGGGAGGCGCCTCGACGCGTCTTGACCTTGGTGTCGCGCAGCTGGCCGTCGCCCAAGTCGAACGGGAACATGACGAGCTCGCGGCGGAGCAGATCGAGGCGGGGACGTTGCTCGGCCAGCTCCTCGGCACGGCGCCGGTGTCCGACGTCGCCGGTGCGCTCGCCGGCGAGACGCGCTCTCCGCCCGCGCTCGACGCGCTCGTCGACGCGGCGCTGGAAGTACGGCCGGCGCTGGCCGCCGAAGAGCGGCGCTACCACCAGCGCGAAGAAAACGTGAGGCTCGAACACGCTCAGCGTTTTCCGTGGTTCAAATTCACGGCCATCCCGCGCTACCGCGCCGACGGCTCGGACGTCCACCCGCGCGATTTCTCCGCGGGTATCGAGCTCACCGTGCCGATCCTCAACCTGAACGGCGGCCCCATCCAGATCGCCGAGGCGTCTCGGGATCGGGAGCGCGAGCTGTTCGCCAAGCTCGTGGGAGGCATCCGGCGGGACCTCGCGGGCGCGCGCGAAGAGATTGAGCTGCGCGCCGTGACGCTGCGCCGCTACCAGGCCGACGTGCTGCCGAGCCTCGACGCACAGGAGAAGCTGCTGGCGGCGGCCGTCGCGGGCGGACAGCTCGACATCGTCGCGCTCACGACGGCCGAGGATGGCATCCTGCGCACGCGCAGCACCTACGTCGACCTCAAACTCGCCGCCTACCGGGCATGGTTGGCACTCGATCGCGCCGTCGGACGGC
Coding sequences:
- a CDS encoding TolC family protein produces the protein MNELAAQPENGSAAAPGRPAITPPPGLTEEAAVAFAMRGNPDLRALRLARGIAEGEVVAAGALANPTIGFDVIHIEDWVKTETKTQGWALQLGWQPPQPEAFAAKRAAARAGAQAVDADIAEAEWQVATSVRAAHAALLTLADKRALVEKELEARRKIVDLVGKRVAGGASTRLDLGVAQLAVAQVEREHDELAAEQIEAGTLLGQLLGTAPVSDVAGALAGETRSPPALDALVDAALEVRPALAAEERRYHQREENVRLEHAQRFPWFKFTAIPRYRADGSDVHPRDFSAGIELTVPILNLNGGPIQIAEASRDRERELFAKLVGGIRRDLAGAREEIELRAVTLRRYQADVLPSLDAQEKLLAAAVAGGQLDIVALTTAEDGILRTRSTYVDLKLAAYRAWLALDRAVGRRQSTPASR